A portion of the Oreochromis niloticus isolate F11D_XX linkage group LG10, O_niloticus_UMD_NMBU, whole genome shotgun sequence genome contains these proteins:
- the LOC100695677 gene encoding LOW QUALITY PROTEIN: uncharacterized protein C11orf87 homolog (The sequence of the model RefSeq protein was modified relative to this genomic sequence to represent the inferred CDS: deleted 2 bases in 1 codon), protein MTARTAEASGLSVPLHRCHGGSRSNGTCAEQLSLFPPFSSTLALLVLVAVLVGIVLVSLATFHFHKRKLRNRKIQRAQEEYERDSRNPARGGASGEPVRPCVIVRPVRCEEKLSCQSAESGDVEVEDKQALHETVSLDC, encoded by the exons ATGACAGCCAGAACCGCCGAGGCCTCGGGGCTGTCGGTGCCGCTGCACCGCTGTCACGGGGGTTCCAGG AGTAACGGCACCTGCGCGGAGCAGCTCAGCCTCTTTCCGCCGTTCTCCTCCACCCTCGCGCTTCTCGTGCTGGTGGCCGTGCTCGTGGGGATCGTCCTCGTTTCCCTGGCAACCTTCCACTTCCACAAGAGGAAGCTTCGGAATAGGAAGATCCAACGCGCGCAGGAGGAGTACGAGCGCGACAGTCGCAACCCCGCGCGCGGCGGGGCGAGCGGGGAGCCCGTGAGGCCGTGCGTCATCGTCCGACCAGTGAGATGTGAGGAGAAGCTCTCGTGTCAGAGCGCAGAGAGCGGGGACGTGGAGGTGGAGGACAAACAGGCGCTGCACGAGACAGTTTCTCTTGACTGTTAA
- the mybbp1a gene encoding myb-binding protein 1A-like protein — protein sequence MSVEMVELSVKAAEPLRPAGNLQQNRVFLDFFWDLAKPDQEVRLKAVENLIQYLKTNNKEDELEYTFKRLVDGLAHTRETARPGFSLALGQVLSAFEDVSLQSILNRIKEKHNLQGAKKKFARNAMFGNLFGVLAIHQSNRLSKEPQVVLGCVQLLQSLSQHKQHLKDLPTKTMTDILSEVPEEVFEEVLMGALQTDLESAFRTPEQLQLLLVALQRFPQTLKPKKLKKLLGSSTIINADNIPKITEVLKTAAHAVKKERILPAVVLDLLKLSLKEDSFELFWNKAITDGMLKEQPGPTHYMSFRLLGSALPLLSTAQLKDVLSGEVMMNYGEHVVSAQKPDRFKLAPEMDVFVSDFLEGCQDSDKQLEVMVGFSSLTNRGYPVVPSVWKVVQHLQPAALQGYVEWLKDIFLQPQLDKLLDISTHKKKDSKGGQDQKEESVFRLRKWIVSRLASIIDNHQVKKQEDLIMDVARFVFFHAFFSAKKASADISETKTKLSVPLDDKTRGLLVNSFFGLLLSMHHMPLTEDSTEGAAVSQKRVLGVTADGTMWIYHLVQYAQALLNQPKHVQSSQPFSPEQRQAWDSMLESVANLKKKAKKSQTAESSAFQQLFLLVGMHLFKAPEELLDIMKDLQSCMEKAQEKKAKKKKEKEATEQEEPEWVEVMVDILLSLLSQQSRHIRQVCKTVFSSICPHVTAAALTAILDVLDPEKDDEEDATVVVEDDSNTTQKKKANEEEDDEEDDEEMEDDKSDDDDDDDDDDDDDDDDDDSEDEAMEEEEGEDEKMDEEPVDQNFRMELMKVLQQKNALATEEDPSSDEDLDDEAMMELDKSLSALFSEQKKKIQAKKDEKTKLQKEKTLVREFKIKVLDLIEVFVARQAGSPLVLGLVEPLLAIIERGMSSGSDQQEQDFLRRTADIFRNHLCRSKVYCRTAGDRQGELHDLLEKLVTKSQKLSDSSVSLYYFSASLYVVKVLRGAPPAETTEEQTDMKFMGNVDVDRVSTIFRDALRSFMSRRKSPLTAQMFIDLFVRFPVLCVKLLDTAVQNITSGVREHQQGQACVLVLRAMQSREVQQQLSGPQWTELCEKVTGQLAASLRQVGNAESKVVKEKALKTLELCQFIVKHVRQQKLSVDLEPLQQVLQSLTSVIAFKKTGKLEDTYWAVMKHFGVTKPKAEKTKPEKETEQESGPAKKKGFLPETKKRKKRNKPVLEPAAGNTASTDKPGTEKGQGKKKQDKKNKQKRPNGGATASQPNPAKKSKTESESKAAKKKKKKPKQKKEGGGQM from the exons GTCTTGAGTGCCTTTGAAGATGTCTCCCTGCAGAGTATACTCAACAGAATCAAAGAAAAGCACAACTTGCAAGGAGctaaaaag AAATTTGCCAGAAATGCTATGTTTGGAAACTTGTTTGGTGTTCTCGCCATTCATCAGTCCAACCGCCTCTCTAAG GAGCCACAGGTGGTGTTGGGATGTGTGCAGCTCCTGCAGAGCCTCAGTCAGCACAAACAACACCTGAAGGACCTACCCACCAAGACCATGACGGACATCCTCTCTGAG GTCCCTGAGGAGGTGTTTGAGGAGGTCCTCATGGGAGCCCTGCAGACTGACCTGGAATCTGCTTTCAGGACTCCGgagcagctgcagctgctgctggtaGCTCTGCAGCGCTTCCCACAAACCCTCAAACCCAAGAAACTGAAGAAGTTGCTGGGCTCCTCCACCATCATCAATGCTGACAACATACCCAA AATAACAGAAGTGTTGAAGACGGCAGCCCACGCTGTGAAGAAGGAGCGCATCCTCCCAGCAGTGGTCCTGGACCTCCTGAAGCTCTCTCTGAAGGAAGACAGCTTTGAGCTCTTCTGGAATAAAGCCATCACCGACGGCATGTTAAAGGAGCAGCCGGGGCCAACTCA TTACATGAGCTTCCGTCTGCTGGGCAGCGCCCTCCCTCTGCTGTCCACAGCCCAGCTGAAGGACGTCTTGTCTGGGGAGGTGATGATGAACTATGGGGAACACGTAGTGTCTGCTCAG AAACCGGACCGCTTCAAGCTGGCCCCTGAGATGGACGTCTTTGTGTCGGATTTCTTGGAGGGTTGTCAGGACTCAGACAAACAGCTGGAAGTGATGGTGGGTTTCTCCTCCCTCACCAACAGAGGCTACCCCGTGGTGCCGTCGGTGTGGAAGGTGGTGCAGCACCTTCAGCCTGCAGCTCTGCAGGGCTATGTGGAATGGCTTAAGGACATATTCCTGCAGCCTCAGCTGGACAAGCTGCTGGACATCAGTACTCACAAGAAGAAGGACAGCAAGGGAGGACAAGATCA GAAGGAGGAATCTGTATTCCGCCTGAGGAAGTGGATTGTTTCCCGGCTCGCCTCCATCATTGACAACCACCAGGTGAAGAAGCAAGAGGATCTCATCATGGATGTGGCCAG gttTGTATTTTTCCACGCTTTCTTCAGCGCCAAGAAGGCCTCGGCCGACATCTCGGAGACAAAGACGAAGCTTTCTGTCCCACTCGATGATAAAACCAGAGGCCTGCTTGTTAATTCTTTCTTCGG ACTTCTCCTGTCCATGCACCACATGCCGCTCACTGAGGACTCAACCGAAGGTGCAGCTGTCAGCCAAAAGCGGGTTCTGGGTGTGACGGCTGACGGCACCATGTGGATCTACCACCTGGTTCAGTACGCGCAAGCCCTGCTTAACCAGCCAAAACACGTCCAGAGCAGCCAGCCCTTCAGCCCTGAGCAGAGACAAGCCTGGGACAG CATGCTGGAGTCTGTGGCAAACCTGAAGAAGAAGGCAAAGAAAAGCCAAACAGCAGAGAGCAGCGCGTTCCAGCAGCTCTTCCTGTTGGTCGGCATGCACCTCTTCAAG GCCCCTGAGGAGCTGCTGGACATCATGAAAGACCTGCAGAGCTGTATGGAGAAGGCTCAGGAGAAGAaggctaaaaagaaaaaggaaaaagaag CCACAGAACAGGAGGAGCCCGAGTGGGTGGAGGTGATGGTGGACATCTTGTTGTCGCTGCTCTCCCAGCAGAGCAGACATATCAGACAGGTGTGCAAGACGGTCTTCTCCTCCATCTGCCCCCACGTTACTGCAGCTGCCCTCACCGCCATCTTAGAT GTTTTAGACCCAGAGAAGGATGACGAAGAGGACGCCACTGTGGTTGTCGAAGATGACTCAAACACAACGCAAAAGAAGAAAGCAAAcgaggaggaggatgatgaggaAGATGATGAGGAGATGGAG gatGACAaatctgatgatgatgatgacgatgatgatgacgatgacgaCGACGACGATGATGACGACTCTGAAGATGAAgcaatggaggaggaggaaggggaaGATGAGAAGATGGATGAGGAACCAGTGGACCAAAATTTCCGCATGGAGCTCATGAAGGTCCTCCAGCAGAAGAATGCTCTG GCCACAGAGGAGGATCCCAGCAGTGATGAAGATCTGGATGATGAAGCCATGATGGAGCTGGATAAGAGTCTGTCAGCGCTGTTCTCAGAGCAGAAGAAAAAGATCCAGGCCAAGAAGGATGAGAAGACAAAACTACAGAAGGAAAAGACGCTGGTCAGAGAGTTTAAGATCAAG GTGTTGGACCTGATTGAAGTGTTTGTGGCGCGGCAGGCTGGCAGCCCTCTCGTCCTCGGTTTGGTTGAGCCTCTGCTGGCCATCATCGAGCGAGGAATGAGCTCCGGCAGTGACCAGCAGGAGCAGGACTTCCTCCGACGGACAGCAGACATATTCAG GAACCACCTGTGCAGGTCTAAGGTTTACTGCAGGACTGCCGGTGACAGACAGGGGGAGCTCCATGACCTGCTGGAGAAGCTGGTCACCAAATCCCAGAAGCTGTCTGATTCCTCAGTCTCCCTTTACTACTTCAG TGCTTCTCTGTATGTGGTGAAAGTGCTGCGAGGAGCCCCTCCTGCTGAGACCACAGAGGAGCAGACTGAC ATGAAGTTCATGGGTAATGTCGACGTGGATCGGGTCTCCACTATCTTCAGAGATGCTCTGCGCTCCTTCATGAGCCGGAGGAAGAGCCCACTCACTGCTCAGATGTTCATCGACTTATTCGTCAGATTCCCC GTATTATGCGTGAAACTGTTGGACACAGCAGTACAGAACATCACATCTGGAGTCAGAGAACATCAGCAG ggtcAAGCGTGTGTGTTGGTGTTGCGGGCGATGCAGAGCAGGGAGGTTCAGCAGCAGCTGAGCGGCCCTCAGTGGACCGAGCTCTGCGAGAAGGTCACAGGTCAGCTGGCAGCG AGTCTTCGACAAGTTGGTAATGCTGAGAGCAAGGTGGTGAAGGAGAAGGCGTTGAAAACTCTGGAGCTCTGCCAGTTTATAGTCAAGCACGTTCGCCAGCAG AAGCTGTCTGTGGATTTGGAGCCCCTCCAGCAGGTCCTGCAGTCCCTGACCAGCGTGATTGCTTTCAAGAAGACCGGCAAGCTGGAAGACACCTACTGGGCTGTGATGAAACACTTTGGAGTAAC GAAACctaaagctgaaaaaacaaagccTGAGAAGGAGACAGAACAAGAGTCGGGTCCCGCAAAGAAGAAGGGTTTTCTGCCAGAAACCAAAAAACGTAAGAAGCGCAATAAGCCTGTTTTGGAGCCGGCAGCGGGCAACACGGCCTCCACAGACAAACCGGGGACAGAGAAAGGACAAGGCAAAAAGAAGCAagacaagaaaaataaacagaaacgaCCCAATGGTGGCGCGACAGCATCACAGCCCAACCCAGCCAAAAAGAGTAAAACGGAGTCTGAGAGCAAAGcagccaagaagaagaagaagaagcccaAACAGAAGAAAGAGGGAGGAGGGCAGATGTAA